The Pontiella desulfatans sequence CCACTCCGCCTTACCCTCTTCAACGCCCGAGCTGGTAGGCATTGCACCGAGCAACAGCTTCGTCCAGTTGGAGTGGACGAACGGCTTTGCACCCTTCCAGGTGCAAGCCCGCACATCCCTCGTGGCGGGCGCATGGGCCAACCTCGGTAGCCCGACATTCTCGCGGTCGGCCACCGACAATGCGGGTTCGGAGGATACCGTGCTGTTCCGGGTCCTCGGCAGTACGGCGGCAGCGGATAGTGCGCAGTATAAGCTGACGTTCGATTCAACGTGGAGCGCCTCAACGCACCCGACCAACTTCCCCTCCCCGAACGAGCACTATTCCCCGCTCATCGGCGGAACGCACAACGCGGGCGTCAGCTTCTGGGCGCCGGGTGGGCAGGCAACGCCCGGCATAAAAACCATGGCCGAAACCGGGAATCCCAACCCGCTGGCGGCCGAGGTCAATTCCGCCATCACCGCCGGCACCGCCGAGTTTGTGCTGAGCGGCGGAGCCATGGGCACCTCCCCGGCATCGATTAACATGAGCTTCACGATCACCCAGAGCCATCCCTTGGCGACCGTCGTCACCATGATTGCACCAAGCCCCGACTGGTTCGTGGGGGTGCATGGGGCCAAGCTGTTTGTTGATGGCGACTGGATCGACGAGGCCACCTTCCCGCTGCTGCCCTACGATGCCGGCACCGACGATGGCACCACCTACACATCCGGCAACGCGCCCAGTAGCCCGCCCCAGCCCATCTTCCTAATCACCGGCTATCCGCTGGAACATAATGGATCGGTGGCACCCTTTGGAACTTTCACCTTCACCCGAATAAACTAGCCCGCCCCGCACGCCGGCAGCGATCATGACTACAATGATTACCTATCACTACTTTATATTACTTAAATCCTGGATGGGCTTGATCGCTGATTAATAAAGATTCATAATGCCCATCAACCAACCGGGAGGGTACTATGAAACAGGGTCGTTGTTTGATTGCCGGTGCTTTCGTTTCAGCCTTTGTGCTGGCTTCAATCCCCGTGCTAGGGGAAGTTCATTTCGAGCTCAACTTTGGCCATACGGGAAGCGACTATTATGCAACCGTCGAACTTTCGGCCACCAATCCGGCACCGTTCTCGGTCTACCGGGTCGAGTCGCCCTCCGGCCTCATCTGGAAAGAGACCGATGGCAACGGGAGCTCCGCAGGCGACACCTGGACGAACAACTTCCAGGGACTGCTGAACGAGTGCACCAACGGGCTGTGGACGCTGATCCTCAACCACGGTGAAATTTTGGCGGAAACCAACTGGTTCACGGTCGCCGCGACCGACCTGACGACCGCCACGTTTGGCCAAGCCATGTTCATCCACCCGACGTATGGCGAAACCGTCACGAACAACCAACCGACCCTCCTGTGGCTGGGGCCCTCGCACCTGCCCGAGCTTTATCTCCAGGTGGCCAATGGCGACTACTCGTTCTATGAATACGACCGGCCGGACAGCTCAACCACCAGCTGGATGGTTCCCTCCCCCATGCCCGACGGCTCCTACTCGGCATTGGTCAATTACGAGGACAAGGATTTCTTGGCCATGTCGGCCGCCGCCCCCACGAACGCCTCGGGCACCCTGGCCGGATGGAACACCAAGTTCGGCATCGCCAGCTATGACTATATCAACTTCACGGTCGCCACCCCCGCACCGCCTGCCCCCCCCACCTCGCTGGGCACCGCCCTCGAGGCCTACTATCTGCCCTGGACCACCGGCGGCGAGGCGGACTGGTTCGCGCAAACCAATGAAACATGGGATGGGATCGACACCGCCCAAAGCGGCGCGGTCGGACTCTTCGAAACCTCCTGGATCGAAACCACCGTCACCAACGAGGGCATCATGCAGTACTGGATGTATATCGATGCCGACCAGTCCGACTATGTGGAAATCACGGTCAACGGCAGTTTTTACGATTTGTATGACGGCTGGTACGGAGGCTGGGATTATTTTGATATTTACGGGCTCAGCGCCGGCGACACCATCCGCTGGACGTTCTACAACGATGACGACACGGGATCAGGGCAGGATGCCGCATTCCTTGACCGCGTGGAATTCGGCGACGACGAACTCGCACTGGCGGTTGATGCCCCGCAATGGACGTGGACTACCGGAGGTGAAGATGGCTGGTACCCGGAATGGTACGTGTCCCCGGCTGATATCGACACTGCAATGAGTGGGTACGTGGCGCCGCTTGGCGAATCCTGGATCGAAACCACCGTGGAAGGTCCCGGCACCCTTTCCTTTATGTGGAACATCGAAGTGATGGAAAACGAAGTGCTGATCTTCGAACTCAACGGCTCCGAACATGGCCGGATTGAAGGTTATCAGTTTTGGGCCCCCTACACCCTTGAACTGCCGGCCGGGCCCAACACCCTGCGCTGGACCTTCGTGAATGACGAAACGGAGATGAGTGGCCCCGCATTTCTCGATCAGGTTCACTTTACACCGGCCGCAACAGTGGAACCGGACTATGAAGCCGACCTGAACTTGAGGATCAGCCGCAATAAAAACGGAAACGATCCCGCGTATTACTCCGTCTATCCCTATATCGGTGATTATGCGCCCACGAATGCCGAGATCGAGGTGGTCTCCCCTAACGAAATCTGCCGTGGCACGCATTATGCCTACTGGCACAATGCCTTCACCAACCTGCAGGCAGCTATTGATGAATGCGAAGCCGGGCCCTGGACAATCTACTACGACCGCAATACACCGCAGGAAAAAACGTTCACCTTCACCGTTTCCCTGCCGACGCTGAACACCGGCGACCTGCCCCCCGTCAACATCACCTCCCCGGTACAGGATGCCGTCGGCGTGTCGCCGAATCCGGACTATACGTGGACGGGTCCGACAAATTATACCTCCATACGTGCAAACCTTTATAATGTTGAAGAGGGCGGTTATATCGGACACAGCCCATCCTTGCCCACCACGGCCACCGCGTGGACGAATGCCCCGACAGCGCCGGAAGTCACCAACCGCTTCACGGTTACCTACAACAATCATTCCTACTGGGACATCGAAATTTCCGAACCGCTCGACGCCTCATCCAACCCATTGTCGCAATGGAACGAATGGACCTGGCTGGAATCGGAGCACTGGATCACTTATGAAGTTGGCGGAATGGCCCCGCTGCCGGTCACAATGCTGCCCCCTCTGGTGATCGGCGGGAATCTCGGCCTGTCGTTTGTTTCGCAGTCAGGAGCCACACACTTTGTGGAATGGACCACCAATCTGGTGACCGGCCCATGGCTGCCCGCCACCAACTTTACCGGCGACGGCACCACCAACCTGCTCACCCTGCCCGCCACCAACCCGGCTTCGTTCTACCGAATCGAGACGCAATGATTCCCCGACACGGACTACTTTTCCAGCCGCCAACGGTCGTCGATGAGTGTCATATCGCCGGCCGGCAAGGTGGGGAAGGAGCAGTCCATGTGAATGATGCGTTCGCCATGGTCAATCCGGCGAGGAAAGATGGTTGGATCGAAGGAGAAGGCCGACTCCGGATCCCACGGGGTAATCGGCAAGACCTCCGCCAGGATTTCGGCGAGCACATCGTTCGTCTCGGCCTCGGCCGCTTCCTGCTTCACCGGTGTATCGCCGCACCCGGCGAGCAAAACCACAACTGCGACCAAGCTTCCTTGTCCGTTTTTGCCCATCATAAACAATCTCCCGGCTACTCCTGCCCAGCCACCGTCCGCAATTGTTCCAACACCTGGCCAACCTCGGGGATGTTCGTCGGCAAATGAGCCGAGAACTGGTCGATGATCCCGCGTTCGTGAATGATGGTGCGCGTGGCGGGATACCCCATCTGGTTGACCCACGAAAGGATCAGCAACAGGAAGTCGGCAAAGCAGTTCAAGTCGGTATAGGCCGGGTGATCGCCGGCCAGGATCCGCTCAGCCAGCCCGGGGCTGGGATCGCCCTCGAGGGTCAGGCCCATTCCGATTTCCGGATGCTCCCCGAGCTTATCGTTGATGATGGCATCGTGGACGATCCGGTAGATATCAAGCCGGTCGGCATCGCGGATGAGGTTGATCCAGCGGTAGTGGGCTTCGGGGAGATGTTCCGGAACGGTGCGGGCGTTGTGGTGCAGCACGCCGTCGAGCAGCGCAGCGCACAGCACCGGCTCCACCCCTTCGAGCAGGTTGCTTTCGCGGATGGCCTGCCAGCCCCTCAGACCGTGGTTGATCGACTTCGCATCCATGAAGGTGCCGTATTCCTCGAGCTGCGGAAAGCGGCCGATGTCGTGGAGCAATCCAAGCGCCTCCGCCGTGTTCACATCCTCGGGGCCCCACCCGTTCGCAAGGGCGAGATCGCGGCAGTTGCGGGCAACGAAGGCGCAATGCTCGCGCTTGAGCTCCATCATGTGCCGCATTTCGCCGGCCCGGGCGATATGGCGGTTGGCATAGTCAATGATATGCCGCCGGACGGCCTGGAGTTGGGCGCGGGTCATGACGGTCTTAGTAGACCAAGGCCCCGAGCAGAAGCAGCGCCACACCCACGGCGGTCTTGCCAAGTGCCACAACCTTGAACAGCGCGTCGTTGTCTAGGAAGGGCTGGAAAAACTTGCGGAAATACCACGGCGACATCAACAGGATGATGCCATAGATCACCAGGAAATACATGATCGCCACCAAAAACTGGAAGAAGGGCTGGCCGGATTGCGACGCGGTCTTGACGATCGGCACGGAGATCAGGCAGAGGAACCCGCCGAGGGCGCGCGGGGCGAGAAGCTCTTTCATGTAGTAGATGCTCGCACCGAAAACCCCAACCGCCATGAACGGAATATAGGGCTTGATGACATCCACCGCCCCCATGTTCATCGCGCCGGCCTCACGCGCCCCAAGAAAACAGCAGAGCGCCGTGAACACCCAGGCCGGCACCACGCTACGGGGAAACAACCCCGCAAAACGCTTAACGAGATCAGGGCGCAGAATGCCCACCAAACCACCGCCGGTGGCCATCAGGCCGATCAGTATCGCAATCCATTGCAAGCTCATTGACTACTCCGGAAATTCAATCCACAGGAAAAAGGTATTGGGTTTCAACAAACAGTGGATAGTGCAGGGAGCATTCCACCAGTTCAAGCTTCGAAACCAAAAAGGGAAACTGGCGATTATCACACCTCACAAGGTGTGATAATGGAAACGGCAGGGTTTCCATGGCCCTCTTTCTCTGCTAATAATGGAACAAATCCATGCATTGGCTTGGTTTTAGCTAGGCTTGGAGGGAACTTGGAGACGATATGAACGGGAAAAAAATTATCAAGTGGTTGGTGGTTGGCTCAGCGGCGGCAATCCTGCTGTCCGGTTGCGGAGGATCGACAGGCATGTCGGCGGACAGTGCGAATGCCAAGGGGCTCGCGTATCTGAACGGGGACGGGGTTTCGCCGGATGCTGCAAAGGCCGCCGAACTATTTCTCCAGGCCGCCGAGGCGGGCCATGGCGAGGCCATGATGAACCTGAGCACCTGCTACCTCTACGGCACGGGCGTCGAGGCCCATCCCGAAATCGCGTTCGGCTGGATCCAGAAAGCGGCCGATGCCGGCTACCCGAAGGCGCGGGCATACATTTCCATCTTCCACATCCAGGGCATTGGAACCCCGGAAAACCAGGAAAAGGCCATCACACTCCTGCAAGAAGAGTCGGCCGCAGGCAACCACCATGCCATGGCGATTCTTGCCAACTACTATGAAGTTGGCGCAGGTGTTCCCTTGGATCCGGCCAAGGCCATCGAGCTCCACCGCCAGGCGGCCAACCACGGGAACGTCCTTTCCATGTATTATCTTGGCCGCTGCTATTCCAAGGGCATTGCCGGCGTTGCGCAGAACCATGAAACGGCCGTCATGTGGTACCGGAAAGCGGCCGACGCTGGCTCGCTGGAAGCAACCGGCAAGCTGGGCGCCTGCTATGCCATGGGTACCGGCGTTGGAAAAGACGTCGACAAGGGACTCGGCCTGATCCGCGAGGCCGCCGAAGGCGGCGATGCCGACTCCATGCACAATCTCGGCGTTTGCCACGAACGCGGAATCGGCGTCCCGGAAGACCCTGCCGAGGCGGTTCGCTGGTATCGGCTGGGGGCCGAGGCCGGTTGCCCCGAGGCGATGTATAACCTTTCCACCTGCCTGGCCAACGGCAAGGGGGTTGAAAAAAATCCTGCGGAAGCGGAACTCTGGCGCACCAAGGCGAACGAAAGCGGAACGCCACTGAGAGGACGAAACAGCTGAAGCTAAAATTCTACGTGTTTTGGATAAACCGGGCGGCTTACCGTCCGGTTTTTTTTTCCTGAACCAACGATTGCCAAATAGAACCGATACGGTAATAGTTATTCCGTGCAAAAGGGAGTTGTCCTTATTCTTCTGGCGCACCTTTAAACTAAAGCGAACAAAAGGAGATGTCATGCAGCAATATGGAGCTGAATTCTTCGGCACGTTCTGGTTGGTGTTGGGCGGTTGTGGGAGCGCGGTTTTAGCGGCGGCTTTTCCCGAAGTAGGCATAGGGCTACTCGGGGTTTCCTTGGCCTTTGGCCTAACGGTGCTCACGATGGCCTATGCCATCGGCCACATTTCGGGCTGCCACCTCAACCCGGCGGTATCGGTTGGCCTGTGCGTGGGGGGAAGGTTCCCCGCGAAACAACTTGCGCCCTACATCATCGCACAAGTGCTTGGCGCCATTGCGGCTGGAGGAGTGCTCTTCGTGATCGCGAACGGTCAAGCCGGCTTCGACGCCGCAGCCAGCGGATTTGCATCCAACGGTTTCGGCGAGCATTCGCCCGGCCAATATTCCATGTTGGCGGCTTTGGTCTGCGAAGTTGTCATGACCGCCATGTTCCTCATTGTTATCATGGGCGCAACCGATGAACGCGCCCCGGCCGGCTTTGCACCGATCGCCATCGGCCTTTGCCTGACCCTGATCCACCTCATCAGCATCCCGGTAACCAACACCTCGGTAAATCCCGCGCGCAGCACCGGCGTTGCCGTGTTCCAGGGAGGATGGGCTCTCAAGCAGTTGTGGCTCTTCTGGATTGCCCCGATCATTGGAGCGGCCATCGGAGCCGTGCTCTACAAAGCCATCGGTAGCACCAAGGATTAGCTTTTCCCAGCCGTACCGATCCGGCCCGCTCCAGGTTTCTACCGGGGCGGGTTTTTTATATTAAGATGAATTTCCAACTTCGCCCATATGCCCCTTTTCAGGGTTCACGGCATGGAAGGTGCAAGGATATTTAGCCTAAATTAAGAAAGGCTAAATCATGAAAGTTATCCATGTAGTTATGCTCATTAGCCTCCTGTTCACCTTCGGATGCCAGAAAATCGACACAGCCCTTCTAGGTGGAAACCAAGATACCCAGGCCACCATCGAAGGGGACATCGATGCCTTGCAATTGTAGGATCGCCTGAGGATCCTGCGGCATTATTCCGCAACGCCATTTGAATTGATTCCGTCGGAAGAATCCCGGGAACAAACACCTCGGCCAATCCGGCGCGAAACACGGATGCAGCCATCCTCCATGGCGGATGGGCTCTTAAACCGTTGTGTCGGAGCCGGTATCTACAAAGCTATCGGCAGCACCAAGGATTGGTTTTCCCGGCCCGAACCTATCCCGCCCGATCCGGGCGGGGGTGTCACCCCGGACTGATCTTTTTTCATTTGGCACCAATCAAGGCGTCCAGCTTGGCGGCACAAATGAAGTCGTTGTTCGACAGCCCGCCGATAGCATGGGTTGCATAGGTGACCTTGCAGGTTTTATACCCTACCAAGAGATCGGGATGGTGATCCTCCCGATGCGACACATAGGCCGACGCGTTCACGAAGGCCATTGCCTCGTAATAGTTCCGAAAACCAAAGGTCTTGCTGATTTCGTTTCCCACGCGCTCCCAGCCATCCAACTCGGCAAGGAGAGCATCCGCCTGTTCCGGCGACAATGGATCGACGCCCCCTTCGCAAGGGGCGCACCGTTCATTTCTCAGATAACTCATGGAAGTTCCTCCGTTTAACGAAGGAACCATAGACCTATTTGATTAACTTGAGAAGCTCCTTGAAGCGCAGATCGGCCGCATCGCGCAACAGGGCAAACAAGGCGGTCTCCGTTGGGATCACCTGCGCCCCGGCAGCGCGCATCGCCTGCAACGCCAGCACTTTGTTTTCGGGTGCGCGCGAGGAAACGGCATCCGCAACAACAAACACCTCGCTTCCCATTTCCAAGAGATCGACGGCGGTCTGATAGACGCACACATGCGTCTCGATGCCCACCAGGATAAACTGCCGACGCCCCAGCCGTTCAAGCTGTTCCATGAACATCGGTTCACCGCAGCAACTGAACGCCGACTTGGAAACCACAACCTCATCGGCAAGCAACGATTTAAAGGGTTCGCTGGTCGGGCCTAGCTTTTCGGGAATCTGTTCGGTTCCAACAACCGGAACCTCCAGCAACTGCGCGCATTTCACCAACTTTTCCAGGTTGGCATCGAGCTCCTCTTTCCCGTCCATGATGCCATGCAGGCGGCCCTGCACATCGATGAATACCAAAACGGCTTCTTCTTTCTTAAGCATAGCTTCTCCTGATTTAGCTGCGATTCGTAATGCGTAAAAGAAGGAACCCGAAACCCTGCCAAGTCAATTACGCAATACGGATTACTCGTTACCCTATCTCATACTGATTCAATTTGCGGTGCAGCGTACGTCGGCTGATCCCGAGCCTTTCGGCCGCTTTCGTCCGGTTGCCGCCGGTCTTTTCCAGCGCCTGGATGACCATGCGCTTTTCCATTTCATCGACCGTCAACTCGGCATCGATCTTCACGTCGCCGCCACCCTGCGCCTGCTCGCGAACCTGCGCCGGGATGTCGGCCACATCCAACACCGTGCCGCGCGCCAGCACCACCATGCGCTCCACCAGATTACGCAGCTCGCGGATGTTGCCCGGCCAGCCGTAGGCCGAAAGCATTTCGTAGGCCGCCGGGGTAAAGCCTTCGATCCGTTTGCCGTTCTCCTCGTTGAACACGGCGAGGTAGTGGTTCAGCAGCAAAAGAATATCGTCCTGACGATCGCGCAGCGGCGGCAACGTGATGACCACGACGTACAAGCGATAGAACAGGTCTTCGCGGAAATCGCCTTCGTCCACCATCGTCTTCAGATCGCGGTTGGTTGCGGCGATCAAACGGGTATCGACGTCCACGGGCGTATCGCCGCCGACGCGCTCCACCTGCCGCTCTTCCAATGCCCTGAGTATCTTCACCTGCACCGAGGCGTCGATCTCCGAAATCTCATCGAGGAACAACGAACCGCCGTCTGCCTTTTCAAAGCGACCGACGCGCCGCTCCATCGCCCCGGTAAACGCGCCCTTTTCATGGCCGAACAATTCGCTCTCCAGAATATTCTGCGAAAGCGCCGCGCAGTGCACCGCCACGAACGCGCCTTTGCTACGGGGGCTCA is a genomic window containing:
- a CDS encoding spondin domain-containing protein, translated to MTTMDKTSILIGVACIIGHSALPSSTPELVGIAPSNSFVQLEWTNGFAPFQVQARTSLVAGAWANLGSPTFSRSATDNAGSEDTVLFRVLGSTAAADSAQYKLTFDSTWSASTHPTNFPSPNEHYSPLIGGTHNAGVSFWAPGGQATPGIKTMAETGNPNPLAAEVNSAITAGTAEFVLSGGAMGTSPASINMSFTITQSHPLATVVTMIAPSPDWFVGVHGAKLFVDGDWIDEATFPLLPYDAGTDDGTTYTSGNAPSSPPQPIFLITGYPLEHNGSVAPFGTFTFTRIN
- a CDS encoding HD domain-containing protein, with protein sequence MTRAQLQAVRRHIIDYANRHIARAGEMRHMMELKREHCAFVARNCRDLALANGWGPEDVNTAEALGLLHDIGRFPQLEEYGTFMDAKSINHGLRGWQAIRESNLLEGVEPVLCAALLDGVLHHNARTVPEHLPEAHYRWINLIRDADRLDIYRIVHDAIINDKLGEHPEIGMGLTLEGDPSPGLAERILAGDHPAYTDLNCFADFLLLILSWVNQMGYPATRTIIHERGIIDQFSAHLPTNIPEVGQVLEQLRTVAGQE
- a CDS encoding SEL1-like repeat protein encodes the protein MNGKKIIKWLVVGSAAAILLSGCGGSTGMSADSANAKGLAYLNGDGVSPDAAKAAELFLQAAEAGHGEAMMNLSTCYLYGTGVEAHPEIAFGWIQKAADAGYPKARAYISIFHIQGIGTPENQEKAITLLQEESAAGNHHAMAILANYYEVGAGVPLDPAKAIELHRQAANHGNVLSMYYLGRCYSKGIAGVAQNHETAVMWYRKAADAGSLEATGKLGACYAMGTGVGKDVDKGLGLIREAAEGGDADSMHNLGVCHERGIGVPEDPAEAVRWYRLGAEAGCPEAMYNLSTCLANGKGVEKNPAEAELWRTKANESGTPLRGRNS
- the aqpZ gene encoding aquaporin Z translates to MQQYGAEFFGTFWLVLGGCGSAVLAAAFPEVGIGLLGVSLAFGLTVLTMAYAIGHISGCHLNPAVSVGLCVGGRFPAKQLAPYIIAQVLGAIAAGGVLFVIANGQAGFDAAASGFASNGFGEHSPGQYSMLAALVCEVVMTAMFLIVIMGATDERAPAGFAPIAIGLCLTLIHLISIPVTNTSVNPARSTGVAVFQGGWALKQLWLFWIAPIIGAAIGAVLYKAIGSTKD
- a CDS encoding 4a-hydroxytetrahydrobiopterin dehydratase encodes the protein MSYLRNERCAPCEGGVDPLSPEQADALLAELDGWERVGNEISKTFGFRNYYEAMAFVNASAYVSHREDHHPDLLVGYKTCKVTYATHAIGGLSNNDFICAAKLDALIGAK
- a CDS encoding isochorismatase family protein, translated to MLKKEEAVLVFIDVQGRLHGIMDGKEELDANLEKLVKCAQLLEVPVVGTEQIPEKLGPTSEPFKSLLADEVVVSKSAFSCCGEPMFMEQLERLGRRQFILVGIETHVCVYQTAVDLLEMGSEVFVVADAVSSRAPENKVLALQAMRAAGAQVIPTETALFALLRDAADLRFKELLKLIK
- a CDS encoding sigma-54-dependent transcriptional regulator — encoded protein: MSKPTVLIVDDEKSARDGLVRALRRDYLVFAAENGAAALEILSAQRIDVLLSDVRMPGMDGIALMRRALANHPELTVIILTAYGDVELAVEAMKHGATDFMTKPINLDKLELVLGRVLKAKRIELENEQLKVQLDSKYGLENIIGRSSAMQEVFDTIRQVAQSRATVLIQGESGTGKELVAKAIHQLSPRSKGAFVAVHCAALSQNILESELFGHEKGAFTGAMERRVGRFEKADGGSLFLDEISEIDASVQVKILRALEERQVERVGGDTPVDVDTRLIAATNRDLKTMVDEGDFREDLFYRLYVVVITLPPLRDRQDDILLLLNHYLAVFNEENGKRIEGFTPAAYEMLSAYGWPGNIRELRNLVERMVVLARGTVLDVADIPAQVREQAQGGGDVKIDAELTVDEMEKRMVIQALEKTGGNRTKAAERLGISRRTLHRKLNQYEIG